The following are from one region of the Cynocephalus volans isolate mCynVol1 chromosome 17, mCynVol1.pri, whole genome shotgun sequence genome:
- the INIP gene encoding SOSS complex subunit C, whose protein sequence is MTANPSGQGFQNKNRVAILAELDKEKRKLLMQNQSSTNHPGASIALSRPSLNKDFRDHAEQQHIAAQQKAALQHAHAHSSGYFITQDSAFGNLILPVLPRLDPE, encoded by the exons gttttcaaaacaaaaatagagtTGCAATCTTGGCAGAACtggacaaagagaaaagaaaattacttatGCAGAACCAATCTTCAACAAATCATCCTGGAGCTAG CATTGCACTCTCGAGACCCTCTCTTAATAAGGACTTCCGGGATCATGCTGAGCAGCAGCATATTGCAGCCCAACAGAAGGCAGCTTTGCAG CATGCTCATGCACATTCATCTGGATACTTCATAACTCAAGACTCTGCATTTGGGAATCTTATTCTTCCCGTTTTACCTCGCCTTGACCCAGAATGA